One segment of Streptomyces sp. YIM 121038 DNA contains the following:
- a CDS encoding CHAT domain-containing protein, whose translation MYEYEELRIRVRPFGPARFLVAVSGPSCATDVIAVDGEPAALRARWDRLVEADLGHAPMGERHTVEQLRELGRAVYGLLFGDGAQAAPGRPGRPYATPAGPPGNAGFGPGAPGFAAPGFGPQTPAPGFGPPPPAPGSPAYGPPRTAPAVPPPPRGPRSSPTAACLASALDLAQRTAPGRRLRLRFDLPPRLRELPLEALCAPADLPHQSLALNPAYSLVRSLPGGPLGQRLPTPADEPSLIRLLVACASPPGAGPALRLDAEVAALRQELPEVAVRTTVVEAATRERLEAALAAHGDLPTAVLLIAHGRYDEELGKGVVQLETESGGVDSVPADLLSGILLKAPRLRLAVLNLCAGADSSGPDGMHAEPFSGLAQALVAGGLPAVVAMRGRVSDASAGRFSPELFKELAANRTVDEAVSTARRRISHLPRHTAVEWATPALFLHAEYRHGWLFKAREVRDDGGAVADPLREGADALRAFQSPVGHVDATTLISAARFERDQGRWPQVQRILRTPTRQYEDEQRRLRTEAACELAWPDLEKLCGLLAHEGDGAAAAAQLAVVHAALPLPLPGPLTARAERLRLAAELLDRARTAEAAADWDAAVRLYEEVAAAGLGRTEVPERLAAARTALRAASLRAAAERAHREGDWDAAAHAYAGAAALCPDDPAAAARAAYVRGRSAEAAGRWREAAAAYAECGGAPGASGPNSPGSGSAPSGPNSSGPTAAPPGPDAPGPTVPPPGPAAPGPAPAPPAPNSHDPAPAPPAPNSPDPHAPPPGPDASPVGPDSPAPAAPRPAPDAPHTPATPGIADAALRRSYACGRAAAEEGDWAAAVAAFEACRSPGNGPGGPGGPGGPGGPGSPAVAHLDADGRCAYARARLCRERADWDGALAWLGGLADSFADVADQVLYAHGRAADARGAWAGVIDGFGRLPDAYADGDVGVRRRYARARVAADVHRDWAAACALLAGVPDTAREGTVAPLRRKAEGRRAEARPDWAAACAIYGRAFQNGTAAPQTPAAPEPLHLYLYALARTHEAAGRWHDALRVYRVLPDAWADVPARRRYAGARVGEERATGAAQWRAVAAAYEEIGGGLDGADCAARCRYARLRAAEAEGEWTAVVAAAQALRGQPGVDAAAAVDAVDAYARGRIADAHQEWEKAAEAFGACLGHRDADAHLAYAQGRLLERDGRWSDAVAAYERAAGRLDRAEVRRRRLRRLLDLLPWADGLTHAPLTADPFALRDPTYPYLALREAGVHPGVSMAAVRDAPYTLLGRGGMSWSERVALDRLQLPGRRLQLDALLYRWHAPDAVRDALATLSPDDEHAGPGLVDVLCERFPEDAPLLLLLARGRDAAAAEWERRLAAAPGDMAVVHGLAVARLWQAQELEQSGAWEHATRTWEQALAYWSTLLSDDAYWDGWRAERAACYARELAPEDMNRLRWELSRHLSAQLSAYEQRHTEEGRPQQAEEYGELAAFLEAELGGARVLKDVGGLPGVPGARGALACGPHYLRLLDLQLPLAALAAQLDAAAKDGKDPGEYAARELRWAFSGLARSLALCAVHKFPGALGALPAFPTLTTLPEDCAGPAAAADPRRHIEGCGHCRDFLRRDPAYVQLAHRHARLLQDGVELAVRARLELSRSALADGEDGLSRALEQWERLVRVARRAGMSARAKKAVVRTALGRVEALVSEPSGPGARRGDGLDEAIALVEAVPPLLHPLDREVRDQLDGRLSSLYSMRGVWRGYTRTKHGMRSDVYGAEADLRRALDLNPASNHARDNLARALVFTLDERGDPLPVRLRHLHEALGLLDVGLGQALTHNYRETLGEALEELDRLLATDLGVAGMGALIRSDGAEPPPDEDDLASWAAELTDRAEAERARGDVRKALHHLIRATRADAMDPRVRRALLDAVRGWRAALTAAPPGAPPEKGTPP comes from the coding sequence GTGTACGAGTACGAGGAACTGCGCATCCGCGTCCGCCCGTTCGGCCCTGCCCGCTTCCTGGTGGCCGTCAGCGGGCCGTCCTGCGCCACCGACGTCATCGCCGTCGACGGCGAGCCCGCGGCGCTCCGCGCCCGCTGGGACCGCCTCGTCGAGGCCGACCTCGGCCATGCGCCGATGGGCGAGCGGCACACCGTCGAGCAGCTGCGGGAGCTGGGGCGCGCCGTGTACGGGCTGCTGTTCGGCGACGGCGCCCAGGCGGCGCCCGGACGCCCCGGCCGTCCGTACGCGACACCGGCCGGGCCTCCCGGCAACGCCGGGTTCGGGCCGGGAGCCCCGGGGTTCGCCGCCCCCGGCTTCGGCCCGCAGACCCCGGCACCCGGCTTCGGTCCGCCGCCCCCGGCGCCCGGCAGCCCGGCGTACGGGCCGCCCCGCACCGCCCCGGCCGTGCCGCCCCCGCCCCGCGGCCCCCGCTCCTCCCCCACCGCCGCCTGTCTGGCCTCCGCCCTCGACCTCGCCCAGCGCACCGCCCCGGGCCGCCGCCTCCGGCTCCGCTTCGACCTGCCGCCGCGCCTGCGCGAGCTGCCCCTGGAGGCGCTGTGCGCCCCGGCCGACCTGCCGCACCAGTCGCTCGCCCTCAACCCCGCCTACTCGCTGGTGCGTTCCCTGCCGGGCGGCCCGCTGGGCCAGCGGCTGCCCACGCCCGCGGACGAGCCGAGCCTGATCCGGCTGCTCGTCGCCTGCGCGTCGCCGCCCGGAGCGGGCCCGGCCCTGCGCCTGGACGCGGAGGTCGCCGCGCTGCGCCAGGAGCTGCCCGAGGTGGCCGTGCGCACCACCGTCGTGGAGGCGGCCACGCGCGAGCGCCTGGAGGCGGCCCTCGCCGCGCACGGCGACCTGCCCACGGCCGTGCTGCTCATCGCCCACGGCCGCTACGACGAGGAGCTCGGCAAGGGCGTCGTCCAGCTGGAGACCGAGTCAGGCGGCGTCGACAGCGTCCCCGCCGATCTGCTCAGCGGCATCCTCCTGAAGGCGCCGCGGCTGCGCCTCGCCGTGCTCAACCTCTGCGCGGGGGCGGACAGTTCGGGACCCGACGGGATGCACGCCGAGCCGTTCTCGGGGCTCGCGCAGGCGCTGGTCGCCGGGGGCCTGCCCGCCGTGGTGGCGATGCGCGGCCGCGTCAGCGACGCGTCGGCGGGCCGCTTCAGCCCCGAGCTGTTCAAGGAGCTCGCGGCCAACCGCACCGTCGACGAGGCGGTGTCCACGGCCCGCCGCCGCATCTCGCACCTGCCGCGCCACACCGCCGTCGAGTGGGCGACGCCCGCGCTGTTCCTGCACGCCGAGTACCGGCACGGCTGGCTGTTCAAGGCGCGCGAGGTCCGCGACGACGGCGGCGCCGTGGCCGACCCGCTGCGCGAGGGCGCGGACGCGCTGCGCGCCTTCCAGAGCCCCGTCGGGCACGTGGACGCCACCACGCTGATCAGCGCCGCCCGCTTCGAGCGCGACCAGGGCCGGTGGCCGCAGGTGCAGCGCATCCTGCGCACGCCCACGCGGCAGTACGAGGACGAGCAGCGGCGCCTGCGCACCGAGGCGGCGTGCGAACTGGCCTGGCCCGACCTGGAGAAGCTGTGCGGCCTGCTCGCCCACGAGGGCGACGGGGCCGCCGCGGCCGCGCAGCTCGCCGTGGTCCACGCGGCGCTGCCCCTGCCGCTGCCGGGGCCGCTGACCGCCCGCGCGGAGCGGCTGCGGCTCGCCGCCGAACTCCTCGACCGCGCGCGGACGGCGGAGGCCGCCGCCGACTGGGACGCGGCCGTCCGCCTGTACGAGGAGGTGGCCGCCGCCGGGCTCGGCCGCACGGAGGTCCCGGAGCGCCTGGCCGCCGCGCGCACGGCCCTGCGCGCCGCCTCGCTCCGCGCCGCCGCCGAGCGGGCCCACCGCGAGGGCGACTGGGACGCCGCCGCGCACGCCTACGCCGGGGCCGCGGCCCTGTGCCCCGACGACCCGGCCGCGGCGGCCCGCGCGGCGTACGTCCGCGGCCGGTCGGCGGAGGCCGCGGGGCGGTGGCGGGAGGCCGCGGCGGCGTACGCGGAGTGCGGGGGCGCCCCGGGCGCATCCGGGCCGAACTCCCCGGGCTCGGGCAGCGCACCATCCGGCCCGAACTCCTCGGGCCCTACGGCCGCGCCACCCGGACCGGACGCCCCGGGCCCTACCGTGCCACCACCCGGACCGGCCGCCCCGGGCCCGGCCCCGGCACCACCCGCCCCCAACTCCCACGACCCGGCCCCCGCACCACCCGCCCCGAACTCCCCGGACCCGCACGCCCCGCCACCCGGGCCGGACGCCTCACCCGTCGGCCCCGACTCCCCGGCCCCGGCCGCCCCACGGCCCGCCCCGGATGCCCCGCACACCCCGGCCACCCCGGGCATCGCCGACGCCGCCCTCCGCCGGTCCTACGCGTGCGGCCGCGCGGCCGCCGAGGAGGGGGACTGGGCAGCCGCCGTCGCGGCCTTCGAGGCGTGCCGCTCCCCCGGGAACGGCCCCGGCGGACCCGGCGGCCCTGGCGGACCCGGTGGCCCCGGCTCCCCTGCCGTCGCCCACCTCGACGCCGACGGCCGCTGCGCCTACGCCCGGGCACGGCTCTGCCGCGAGCGGGCCGACTGGGACGGGGCGCTCGCCTGGCTCGGCGGCCTCGCGGACTCCTTCGCCGACGTGGCGGACCAGGTCCTGTACGCGCACGGCCGGGCCGCCGACGCCCGGGGCGCGTGGGCCGGTGTCATCGACGGCTTCGGGAGGCTGCCGGACGCCTACGCGGACGGCGACGTGGGGGTGCGCCGCCGCTACGCCCGCGCCCGGGTGGCGGCCGACGTCCACCGCGACTGGGCGGCGGCCTGCGCGCTGCTCGCGGGCGTGCCGGACACCGCGCGCGAGGGCACGGTCGCCCCGCTGCGCCGCAAGGCGGAGGGCCGCCGCGCGGAGGCGCGGCCCGACTGGGCGGCGGCCTGCGCGATCTACGGGCGCGCCTTCCAGAACGGCACCGCCGCCCCGCAGACCCCGGCGGCCCCCGAGCCCTTGCACCTCTACCTCTACGCCCTCGCCCGCACCCACGAGGCCGCCGGCCGCTGGCACGACGCGCTGCGGGTCTACCGCGTCCTGCCGGACGCGTGGGCGGACGTGCCCGCGCGGCGGCGCTACGCCGGGGCGCGCGTCGGCGAGGAACGGGCCACCGGGGCGGCGCAGTGGCGGGCGGTCGCGGCGGCGTACGAGGAGATCGGCGGCGGGCTCGACGGCGCGGACTGCGCGGCGCGCTGCCGGTACGCGCGGCTGCGGGCCGCCGAGGCCGAGGGCGAGTGGACCGCCGTCGTGGCGGCGGCCCAGGCGCTGCGGGGGCAGCCCGGCGTGGACGCCGCGGCCGCCGTGGACGCCGTGGACGCGTACGCGCGCGGCCGCATCGCGGACGCCCACCAGGAGTGGGAGAAGGCCGCGGAGGCGTTCGGCGCGTGCCTGGGGCACCGGGACGCCGACGCCCACCTCGCCTACGCGCAGGGGCGGTTGCTGGAGCGCGACGGCCGCTGGAGCGACGCCGTGGCCGCGTACGAGCGCGCCGCGGGACGGCTCGACCGGGCCGAGGTGCGGCGCCGCCGGCTGCGGCGGCTGCTCGATCTGCTGCCCTGGGCCGACGGCCTGACCCACGCCCCGCTGACCGCCGACCCGTTCGCGCTGCGCGACCCCACGTACCCGTATCTGGCGCTGCGCGAGGCGGGCGTGCACCCCGGCGTGTCCATGGCCGCCGTCCGGGACGCGCCGTACACGCTCCTGGGGCGCGGCGGCATGTCCTGGTCCGAGCGTGTCGCCCTGGACCGGCTCCAACTACCGGGCCGCAGGCTCCAGTTGGACGCCCTGCTGTACCGCTGGCACGCGCCCGACGCCGTGCGCGACGCGCTGGCCACGCTGTCGCCGGACGACGAGCACGCCGGGCCCGGGCTCGTGGACGTGCTGTGCGAGCGCTTCCCCGAGGACGCGCCGCTGCTGCTGCTCCTCGCGCGCGGCCGGGACGCGGCCGCCGCCGAGTGGGAGCGGCGCCTGGCCGCGGCCCCCGGCGACATGGCGGTGGTGCACGGCCTCGCCGTGGCCCGCCTCTGGCAGGCGCAGGAGCTGGAGCAGAGCGGCGCCTGGGAGCACGCCACGCGCACCTGGGAGCAGGCGCTCGCGTACTGGTCGACGCTGCTCAGCGACGACGCGTACTGGGACGGCTGGCGGGCCGAGCGCGCCGCCTGCTACGCGCGCGAGCTGGCCCCGGAGGACATGAACCGGCTGCGCTGGGAGCTGAGCCGTCATCTGTCCGCGCAGCTGTCCGCGTACGAGCAGCGGCACACCGAGGAGGGGCGGCCCCAGCAGGCCGAGGAGTACGGCGAGTTGGCGGCCTTCCTGGAGGCCGAGCTGGGGGGCGCCCGGGTCCTGAAGGACGTGGGCGGGCTCCCCGGGGTGCCCGGGGCGCGCGGCGCGCTCGCCTGCGGGCCGCACTATCTGCGGCTGCTCGATCTGCAGCTGCCGCTCGCCGCGCTGGCCGCGCAGCTGGACGCCGCCGCCAAGGACGGCAAGGACCCGGGCGAGTACGCGGCCCGCGAGCTGCGCTGGGCGTTCTCCGGCCTGGCCCGGTCGCTCGCGCTGTGCGCGGTCCACAAGTTCCCGGGGGCCCTGGGCGCCCTGCCCGCCTTCCCGACGCTCACCACGCTGCCCGAGGACTGCGCGGGCCCCGCCGCCGCGGCCGACCCGCGCCGCCACATCGAGGGCTGCGGGCACTGCCGGGACTTCCTGCGCCGGGACCCCGCGTACGTCCAGCTGGCGCACCGGCACGCGCGGCTGCTCCAGGACGGCGTCGAACTGGCCGTGCGGGCCCGCCTCGAACTGTCCCGCTCGGCCCTCGCCGACGGCGAGGACGGGCTGAGCCGCGCCCTCGAACAGTGGGAGCGCCTGGTGCGGGTCGCCCGCCGCGCCGGGATGTCGGCCCGTGCGAAGAAGGCGGTCGTCCGCACCGCGCTCGGCCGGGTGGAGGCCCTCGTCAGCGAGCCGTCCGGGCCCGGGGCGCGCCGCGGCGACGGGCTCGACGAGGCCATCGCGCTCGTCGAGGCCGTGCCGCCGCTCCTTCACCCGCTGGACCGCGAGGTGCGCGACCAGCTGGACGGCAGGCTCTCCTCGCTGTACTCGATGCGCGGGGTGTGGCGCGGCTACACCCGCACCAAGCACGGCATGCGCTCGGACGTGTACGGCGCCGAGGCCGACCTGCGCCGCGCCCTCGACCTCAACCCGGCCTCCAACCACGCACGGGACAACCTCGCCCGCGCCCTGGTCTTCACCCTCGACGAGCGCGGCGACCCGCTGCCCGTCCGCCTGCGGCACCTGCACGAGGCCCTCGGGCTGCTCGACGTCGGCCTCGGCCAGGCCCTCACGCACAACTACCGCGAGACCCTCGGCGAGGCCCTGGAGGAGCTGGACCGGCTGCTCGCCACCGACCTGGGCGTCGCGGGCATGGGCGCGCTGATCCGCAGCGACGGCGCGGAGCCGCCGCCGGACGAGGACGACCTGGCCTCGTGGGCCGCGGAGCTGACCGACCGCGCGGAGGCCGAACGGGCCCGGGGCGACGTGCGCAAGGCCCTGCACCACCTGATCCGCGCGACCCGCGCGGACGCGATGGACCCGCGGGTGCGCCGCGCGCTCCTCGACGCGGTGCGCGGCTGGCGCGCCGCCCTGACCGCGGCGCCGCCCGGAGCACCCCCCGAGAAGGGCACCCCGCCGTGA